From Bacteroidota bacterium:
TGCCTCCTCCCCTTTCTCAGGGATACCGCTGCGACAGGCCATCACAACCCTTGCACCCCGGCGGGCCAGCTCCACTGCGGTTGCAAAACCCAATCCTGAACTGGCACCTGTAATCAATACCCTTTTACCATCCAGCCTGTCCCCGGGTGAAAGTGTCCCAACCTTTTCATGCTTACGGAACAAATCCCGTATCCCTGTGTAAGTAGCAATAAAAGGATTATTATAACTTTTCCTGTTTCCCATAAGATACGTCTTTAATAAAGTGTTGATAATCCGCAGTATGCTTGTCGATATCGTCAGGTGAAAGATCGAAATCCCGAATATCATATTCATGCAAACCGTACTTTCCGGGAGGGTTTATTAATTCCGCATGTCGGAACCGCTCTGACAGTCCTTCGTTTATACCTCCATTATCACCATATATTTTCGTTAAAGACTTCAGGCTGTCTTCCAGGAAATCGTTGTATAAAATATCGGTGAACAAACCTTCTTTGTGATCGCTGGTTCTGAAATCCAAACCTTTATTAAGCATGTATCCTGATTTCCTGACCCAATGAGCGGCGACACCCTGCAGGCTTACATTATTGCTAAATATCATGCGGCTGTGTGCCATCATGCTCAGGAATGAAGGTATGGAACGGTGCACATCGCGGTGTGTCCACAAAATACGCACATCCTGGAAATATTTATGCACAAGGGGTAAAAACTCAAGATGATGAGGCGATTTCAGCACCCACCGTTTGGCCGGTTTCTGCCATTGAAGAAATTTCAAAAGCTTCATGCCATATTCATATGCCGGTGCCTGATAGATGGATTCGAGCCAGGAAGCATACGACGGCACATGCATGGTAGCTTCAGGGGTTGTGCTGAGGAAGGTGACATCCAGCAGGAGTATATCTTCTTCAGGAGCCAGATGTTCAACAGGATGAATAGCAAAAAACCCGGGAGCCATAAGTCGTAATGCCTTTTCGCTCATCCATGCCTTCTTTATTCTTTTTTCCTTCAACCGGAAATCGTCGTTCAGCGGCACAGGATTGATGGCTTCCCAACTGGCCAGAACCCTGTTATCCGGGTCTGCCGCCAGTAATCGCTGTAACTTGGTAGTCCCGGTTCGTTGCAGGCCGGTGATCAGCCAAACAGGGTAAAGAGGCTGATCCAGGATCTCAGGATGCTTTTTAAACCAGTATTCAGCCCTTAATTTCACGGCAAGCAGGTTTACCAGGCGCTGCTTTGAGATAAACCTGCCCACAGGATGCAGTTGGGCCTCGTGATTGATCGACCATAGCATGCGGTCAAGAGGCTCATCCAAAAAATCACTGCCAAGGTCATACAGTCCGGTTAGCTTCCTGGCTGACTTAATAATATCATCCTTCTCAAGCCTGATTTGGGTTCCCAGGAAATACGTTCCGCGCCAAACATCGTTCAGGGCTTTAAACCATAAAGGCTGTTTGTTAAAATCACCGGGGCGTACGGTTGCTTTATTTTTCATTTTTTGATAATGGGGGTTTACCACAGATCATGCAGATTTTTAAAGATTATCAACTATATCACTTAATTTCATAACCTTACAAGAAGGCTCAACAGGAGATTCCCCATTTTTAAGGCGGTACCAGCGCCAGCACATGGTACCTTCCCGATGTCCGCAGGTGTTTATCCAGTTGGGTAACCCGGGATCCTTATGCGCCACGACAACCTGAACGGAACCATCGGCTGCATAGCTTGCTTCAGCTTTGTTCACGGAAATGGTAAAATACCGGTAATCAAGCGATTCCATCCAGTAATTGTTTAACTGGAAGTTCCATGAATCGCAGGCGGGTGGCTTGACCTTTATGACAAGCGCTTCATCGGGATCCAGTTTCCAGTAGGAATGGTGATACAGGATAGAGGCATCGCCACCTGCGGAGTTGGAGACTTCAGGATCGAAGAGCGGCAGGGTATTGGGATGCTTTTTAAAACCGTGAGCCCAGCGGGCAAACAGCAAAGGTGCCCCGGCAACAAAGAGGGAAGCGGTTTTCAGTCCTTCATCAAGAGCGACCGGCGACAACGGTTCCGGATGTTTCCTGCCGTCAAGATTCTCAATCACGAACTCAGCAGGAACCTCATGGGCATGATCCAGGAAAGTCTGCCTTACAATGACCAGTGAAGTATCCTCTTCCGTTTTCAGCCAGTTTTTTCCCTTGGGTTCACGGCTCAGGATGATCTCAAAGGAGCCGTCGTCTTCCAGGATAAGGCCTGAATCCTCAATCTTCCCGCAAGGGGCCATCCCACCGGTAGTACCGTAATTACCGTATTGCGTAAAAAAGCCCAAATAATGGATGGAGTTTCTTTTTCCCCAGATCCTGTATTCAAATTGACCGCTGATTTGTGCATTGAAGTAATGGTTATCGGGGTTATCCGCTCCCATTTTCACCGTTTCATGCACCATCCTGCGAAAAACAGGGAAGGCCGGATCGTTGTATTCAACGAAAGCTTCGAGGGCAGCACGGGTAAGACGGGTAAGGTAACGGATGCCTTCCGCTTGTTGCAAAGCATCCCGGGGAGTTCCCGGGTACTGCAAAACAGAGCCGGCCAGTTTGAGCCGGTCGCAGAATTCGTCCCAGGCCTTGCCGGTCGTGATCCTTTGAGTGGAGATGTCATCTGTGGTCTTTCCCGACATCCTGCGGAACAACCGCTGCCAGAACCGGAGAAAACCCAGAAAAGCGAATAATAGGGATCTCATTCCTGAAAATAATTGGTTAATATTGCCATTGAGGTACGAAAACCGCAAAAATAAGAATTATGGCTGATTTCAAAGAAAAATACGGACCATGGGCTGTGGTTGCCGGGGCAGCGGAAGGACTTGGAAGATCATTTTGCATTAGCCTCGCGCAGAGAAAGATGAATATCATCATGATCGATTTCAAGGAAGGATCGTTGAAGGAGCTGTCACAAAAAATTTCATCGGATTATGGGATTGAAGTTTTGCCGGTGTTCCTGGATCTCATCAGGGATGATGCATGGGAAACGATTGCGGATATTTCGGATAAATACGACTGCGGATTGCTGGTATACAATGCTGCATATAGTAAAGTCAAGCCTTTCCTGGAACAAAGCCATAATGACCTGGACAGCCACCTTTTCATCAATAACCGGACGCTGACACATCTGGTACATTGTTTTACAGGAAGATGGAAAAACCGGCGGCAAGGGGGAATCCTTGTCATGGCTTCACTGGCCGGGTTGTTCGGGACAGGTTTTGTGCCCACTTACAGCGCAAGCAAGGCTTATTGCCTAACCCTGGCAGAGGCACTGCATTTCGAACTGAAACGATATAATATCGACATATTGGCCTGTTTGGCGGGCGCAACAGCAACCCCGGCATTCCTGGCCACCAATCCGGCAAGAACGAAATTCGGACCATCTGTCATGAATCCGGAAATTGTAGCAGAAAAAGCATTAAGAAAGCTGGGCAGTAAGAACCTTTACATCCCGGGATATTTTAACCGTTTGAGTTATTTTTTCCTGCAACGTCTGCTTCCCAGGAAGGTAGCAGCAGGTATCGTTAATACAACCATGGACAAAATGTACGGAAACAAAAACTCCGGTTGATCATTCATCAAAAGGTAGTTTTCAACAAATAATCAACAACCCCGGCCATCCGGAACACCTTCTGAAACACCTGCCGATACTGTGATTTACGTCACGGAGTCAAACAGGATGCTCCATATCAAAAAATAATCAACATAGCATGCTGATAAATATATATTCCAATTGGAAGTATCGTGTATTATATTTAGGCTTTAGCGGCAGTGTGAATTAAGCATATGGAAGAATACATCTATGCAGGAAGCTTTAAACTGCCGTAATGTTAACCAAAATCTTTATCCCATGAGAACCCAGGTCATATTATTAACCATTTTGCTTGCATTCTGGATGGCGGGATGTTCATACTATTACGTAAGCAAGGTGAGAGGCAGTGAGGTATTTATGTTTTCCACTATCATGGTTGACGATGAAGAAATCGGATTGTACCATTTGCCTGAAAATAGTGGAAAAATTAACCGTTCATCCGGAAGAACACTGGCTATTGAAACACGTACTCCGGA
This genomic window contains:
- a CDS encoding SDR family NAD(P)-dependent oxidoreductase, producing MADFKEKYGPWAVVAGAAEGLGRSFCISLAQRKMNIIMIDFKEGSLKELSQKISSDYGIEVLPVFLDLIRDDAWETIADISDKYDCGLLVYNAAYSKVKPFLEQSHNDLDSHLFINNRTLTHLVHCFTGRWKNRRQGGILVMASLAGLFGTGFVPTYSASKAYCLTLAEALHFELKRYNIDILACLAGATATPAFLATNPARTKFGPSVMNPEIVAEKALRKLGSKNLYIPGYFNRLSYFFLQRLLPRKVAAGIVNTTMDKMYGNKNSG
- a CDS encoding sulfotransferase is translated as MKNKATVRPGDFNKQPLWFKALNDVWRGTYFLGTQIRLEKDDIIKSARKLTGLYDLGSDFLDEPLDRMLWSINHEAQLHPVGRFISKQRLVNLLAVKLRAEYWFKKHPEILDQPLYPVWLITGLQRTGTTKLQRLLAADPDNRVLASWEAINPVPLNDDFRLKEKRIKKAWMSEKALRLMAPGFFAIHPVEHLAPEEDILLLDVTFLSTTPEATMHVPSYASWLESIYQAPAYEYGMKLLKFLQWQKPAKRWVLKSPHHLEFLPLVHKYFQDVRILWTHRDVHRSIPSFLSMMAHSRMIFSNNVSLQGVAAHWVRKSGYMLNKGLDFRTSDHKEGLFTDILYNDFLEDSLKSLTKIYGDNGGINEGLSERFRHAELINPPGKYGLHEYDIRDFDLSPDDIDKHTADYQHFIKDVSYGKQEKL
- a CDS encoding DUF1214 domain-containing protein, with amino-acid sequence MRSLLFAFLGFLRFWQRLFRRMSGKTTDDISTQRITTGKAWDEFCDRLKLAGSVLQYPGTPRDALQQAEGIRYLTRLTRAALEAFVEYNDPAFPVFRRMVHETVKMGADNPDNHYFNAQISGQFEYRIWGKRNSIHYLGFFTQYGNYGTTGGMAPCGKIEDSGLILEDDGSFEIILSREPKGKNWLKTEEDTSLVIVRQTFLDHAHEVPAEFVIENLDGRKHPEPLSPVALDEGLKTASLFVAGAPLLFARWAHGFKKHPNTLPLFDPEVSNSAGGDASILYHHSYWKLDPDEALVIKVKPPACDSWNFQLNNYWMESLDYRYFTISVNKAEASYAADGSVQVVVAHKDPGLPNWINTCGHREGTMCWRWYRLKNGESPVEPSCKVMKLSDIVDNL